In the Pseudomonas orientalis genome, one interval contains:
- the ubiD gene encoding 4-hydroxy-3-polyprenylbenzoate decarboxylase: protein MKFKDLRDFVQQLEQRGELKRIQMPISPVLEMTEICDRTLRNKGPALLFENPTGYDIPVLGNLFGTPERVAFGMGAEAVSELREIGKLLAFLKEPEPPKGLKDAWSKLPIFRKIIAMAPKVVKDAVCQEVVIEGDDVDLAMLPVQTCWPGDVGPLITWGLTVTKGPNKDRQNLGIYRQQVIGRNKVIMRWLSHRGGALDFREWCEKHPGQPFPVSVALGADPATILGAVTPVPDSLSEYAFAGLLRGNRTELVKCRGNDLQVPATAEIILEGVIHPGEMADEGPYGDHTGYYNEVDSFPVFTVERITHRIKPIYHSTYTGRPPDEPAILGVALNEVFVPILQKQFPEITDFYLPPEGCSYRMAIVTMKKSYPGHAKRVMLGVWSFLRQFMYTKFVIVTDDDINARDWNDVIWAITTRMDPKRDTVMIDNTPIDYLDFASPVSGLGSKMGLDATHKWPGETTREWGRVIIKDDAVTARVDAIWKDLGID from the coding sequence ATGAAATTCAAGGATCTTCGGGATTTCGTGCAGCAACTTGAGCAGCGCGGAGAGTTGAAACGTATCCAGATGCCGATTTCACCGGTACTGGAAATGACTGAGATTTGCGACCGTACCTTGCGTAACAAGGGCCCGGCGCTGTTGTTCGAGAACCCGACCGGCTACGACATCCCGGTACTCGGCAACCTGTTCGGTACCCCCGAGCGCGTTGCCTTTGGCATGGGCGCCGAGGCGGTCAGCGAGCTGCGCGAGATCGGCAAGCTGCTGGCCTTCCTCAAGGAGCCCGAGCCGCCCAAAGGCTTGAAGGATGCCTGGTCGAAGCTGCCGATCTTCCGCAAGATCATTGCCATGGCACCCAAGGTGGTCAAGGACGCGGTATGCCAGGAAGTGGTCATCGAGGGCGATGATGTCGACCTGGCCATGCTCCCCGTGCAGACCTGCTGGCCCGGCGATGTCGGCCCGCTGATCACCTGGGGCCTGACCGTCACCAAGGGGCCGAACAAGGATCGCCAGAACCTCGGCATCTATCGCCAGCAAGTGATCGGCCGCAACAAGGTGATCATGCGTTGGCTGAGCCACCGTGGCGGCGCCCTGGATTTTCGCGAGTGGTGTGAAAAGCACCCTGGCCAGCCATTCCCGGTCTCCGTGGCACTTGGCGCCGACCCGGCCACCATCCTCGGCGCTGTCACGCCAGTGCCGGACAGCCTGTCTGAGTACGCCTTCGCTGGTCTGCTGCGCGGTAACCGAACCGAACTGGTGAAGTGCCGCGGCAACGACCTGCAAGTGCCGGCCACTGCCGAAATCATCCTGGAAGGTGTGATTCATCCCGGTGAAATGGCCGATGAAGGGCCTTACGGCGACCACACCGGTTACTACAACGAAGTCGACAGTTTCCCGGTGTTCACCGTCGAGCGCATCACCCATCGGATCAAACCGATCTACCACAGCACCTACACCGGTCGCCCACCGGACGAGCCGGCTATCCTTGGCGTGGCGCTGAACGAAGTGTTCGTGCCGATCCTGCAAAAGCAGTTCCCGGAAATCACCGACTTCTACCTGCCGCCGGAAGGCTGCTCGTACCGCATGGCCATCGTCACCATGAAGAAGTCGTACCCAGGCCATGCCAAGCGGGTAATGCTGGGTGTGTGGTCGTTTTTACGACAGTTCATGTACACCAAGTTCGTTATCGTCACCGACGACGATATCAATGCCCGCGACTGGAACGACGTGATCTGGGCCATTACCACGCGCATGGACCCCAAGCGCGACACGGTAATGATCGACAACACGCCGATCGACTACCTCGACTTCGCTTCGCCGGTGTCGGGCCTGGGTTCGAAAATGGGCCTGGATGCCACCCACAAATGGCCGGGTGAAACCACCCGCGAGTGGGGCCGGGTAATCATCAAGGATGACGCCGTGACTGCTCGCGTCGATGCCATCTGGAAAGACTTGGGAATAGATTGA